AGCAACTATTCAGGGGGGTAACCCACTAGAACCAGGACAAAGTAGTCTAGCACAAGCTGCCTGTGGGCTTGGATTTTGTTCTAGCCAAATGTCGCACGACCAACCTGCGATCTCAGACATGTCCTCTTCATTCTGATTGGTGCCATCCATTCAGCAACCATCAATATTACCTCGTCTTCTTCAGCGTTCATGATTTCACTCTCGGGCTAGTAGCTCGAATTCGATGGTGAATCATCAAAAACCTCAGCTCTTGACATCGGGTCCATCTACACATAATGTGAATCATATATCGTATGTATGAATCTACGAGATGTTAAGCGAAATCAACAAGAAAATATTGGAGAAATTTACCTCTTGACAAGTCATTGACCACTTTGAGGTCGCACGGTGGAAGGGGTGGCGCAGGCGGATGATGAGAAAAAGGTGACGGGGCTACGAAAAAGTGTGGTAGGTCCATGAATGGCTCAACGGAGGCGACATTGGCCAAATCACGGTGGTCTAGGCTTTGGAGGTGGCCACCAACGAAGGCGGCACGAGGATGTGGATGGCAACGCAAGGGAGCATGTGACCTAAAATGTCCATGGTGCCAACATTTGTATAGATGGAGGGCGTGCTACATTGCCTCGCCAAACCTCCAAATGTGGAGGCTCGGGGTCTCGGTCTGTAGCGCCCTCGCCAAATCTCTATAATGACGGTTATTATGGCGATCAAAATGATATGGTTGActttgctagagttgctcttacgcGTGTGAGCATGATCACCAAAAAGGTGTCCTTCTAGCAACTGGCACCGTAACGAGGAATGGTGGCATTCGGGGAAATGTTAGGTCATGCACGATGTTTTTGTCTTATAACTGCCAAATAGGATAAATGCGAAGGTGGAGGAAAGAGAAATAAGAAGGGAAAAGGGCTTGCCTTCTCTTAATTAATAGATGATATCTTAGAATGTCTCATCACATATTTAGGAATAACTGGTTACTAGTTGAACATAAGACTAAGAAAAAAACAATTGTACATATGTTTTTATTGCCATCTCTTATTTATCAAAACTGCTCAAGATAAGATTGTTTTACCAACAGCTGTATATGTCCTTATAATGCCATATTATAGTCATGGCCTAGGTTATTTCTATATATATTTTTGCGGGAAATGGCCTTCATTATTTCAACatacaagaaaagaaaacaaagactATTTGGTCATAGATAACATAGTAGCATAACAATATACATGGTGTACATTTTTTTAGGACCTGATAAGTACCACACAAGTGGCACGAGCACATGACAACTCCAAACGTTTTTATGGCAAGTTTGGTGACGCaaggatgacaactttagttggCAGTCATGACAATTTTTGTGCTTCAGTTCATTTTTTACAGAAACTCGCCAGAATTTGCCATCCTTGCGTGACTGGAATTGTCATCGAAAATGTCAGGGCAGGAGTGTTACGCACctgacgtgtggcacttatcacTTTTTTTAACCTGTTGCATTGCCTTCTTCTCTTTTACGTGAAATGATCTCTAATTTGTGACAGCAAAGCAATATTTCCTTGATACATAAAATGTTATTTTCCATGCTATATCTAAAAACAGTACAGAAGTTACATGTGGAACTATTTTAGTTGAAAACGATGAGGCACACCCCCATCGACAACAATACATAGCACAACTGGAGCTTCTCCTCCATAGATCATCACGACAAATCAGTGGCGCGCTTCCCTCTGTCTTTGTTTATGCAATTTCGTACGCCGACGGGAGCAGCCTGGGCACCGGGTGGGCCATCAGCGGCACGGCCCGCTGCAGCAGCAGAGAGAAGGCCTCCTCCATGTTGAGCTTGTCGGGCGTCTGGCCCGCCGGCAGCTCCCAGTCGAACGAGTGCACGAGCGTGGCCGCCGTCACGGTGACCACCCGCAGGCCCCAGCTGAGGCCCGCGCAGATCCGCCGGCCGGCCCCGAACGGGATCAGCCCGAAGTCGCCCCCCTTGACGTCGACGTCGGCGTGGGTCCCTCCCGGGAGGAACCGGGCGGGCCGGAACTCGAGCGGGTCGGGCCACAGGGCCGGGTCGCGGGCGATGCCCCACACGTTGACCAGCAGCTCCGTGCCCTTGGGGATGCGGTAGCCGGCGACCTCGCACTCCTCGGAGGCCATCCGCGGCAGCGAGAGCGGCGTCGACGGGTGCAGCCGGAAGGTCTCCTTGATGACCGCGTTCAGGAACGTGAGGCGCGGCAGGTCGGACTCCGAGACGAGCCTGTCCCGGCCCACGACGGCGTCCATCTCCTCCTGCGCCCGCTTCAGCATGTCCGGGTGCCGGATCAGCTCCGCCACCGCCCACTCCACTATCGTCGACGTCGTCTCCGTGCCCGCCACGAACAAgttctgcatgcatgcatgcaagcagAGTTAATCAGGCACATTGAACGGCTGCGGTTGTGGATTTGCCATGCCGGTCAGCGGTCACAGTCACGGCCGACTACGAAATAGATTGTTACCAGTATGAGCGCCTTGACGTCCGTGTCCGTGATCCTGTCCTCCTCGCCGCCGGTGAGGGACTTGTCTTCCTGCACCATGGCGAGCAGCAAGCCGAGCAGGtccttaccttccttctcctcgccGGCCGTGCTACCTCCGGCCCTTCTCTCGGCGATGATCCCGTTCATCATGTCGTCGAACCGGCGGTGCAGTTTCTTCAACCTGGCAACAACACCCTGCGGGTCGAGCCACCGGAGAGCCGGCACGAAGTCCCCGACGTTGAGCACGCCgcccacctccatcacctccagcACGATCTCCTTGAACTCCTTGGCGCCAAGCTCGGCGCCGGCCGCGGCGAACACCCGGAGCCCCACCGCCGCCCGCGAGAGAGCGTTGGTCGTGCACACGTTCGCCGCCTTGCCGACCGCCACCACCCCGCCGGTAGCAGCGGCATCAACGAGGGACCTCACCATGAGCGCGGCCTCCCGCTCGCGGAACCCGCGGAGGTCGTCGAGCGCGCGGGCCGAGAAGAGGTTCACGGCGCACACCTTCCTCATCGCGCGCCACCGGGGGCCGTAGGGCGCGAACACCACGTCCTGGTAGTTGTACGCCATGTGCTCGCCGCCAGAGTTGGGCGGGCGGCTGCTGAACTTGGCGTCGTGGGTGCGGAGGAACTGCTCGGCCGCGCCCGCCGACCCGGCCACCACGACGACGGAGCTGCCGAACCGGAGCCGGAGCACGGGCCCGTACACCTTGGACATCTCGTGCATGGTCTGGTGCGTCTTGCCGCCGAGCTGCGGGAGGTTCCCGAGCACCGGCCAGCCCCTCGGCCCCGGCGGCAGCGGCGCGCGCCCCTTGTCGGCGCGGAAGAAGGTGGCCAGCACATAGCATACGCCCACGGCAACGGCCAAGGTGGAGAGGAGCAACGGGAGAGGGATGTCCATGGCGACGAGGTGCATTGTTGCGTTCGATCGATATGCAAGCACTGCGGGTGCTCGAGTGTTCATGTATGCAATGCATGCATGGGGTTCAAGATGAAGGCGCGCGGTAGGTGGACATGACTGGCAAAACTGCACAGGTGACACGTCTCATCCGGCGAAGCTCAACCACAGCTTTTACTTACCAACTACTATAATATGGTCTCTTGCAGCTTTCGCCTACCTACCGGTATGCCTGCCACCATTGGCGTTTCGGATGGTTTAGTGTCGCCTACTACAGGACGGTAGTCCTATTCTCACTGGAAGCGATGATAGGGCGAGGATGGAAAATGTGCAGGTGAATGTGCACAGATACGCCCTGTTTGGAATCTCTCCGCTCCGCTCCGCCCCGCCGATATAAAGGTTACTAAACATGTTCCATCACTTGAGTATACTCCGTCGTATGAATGAACTGCGTGGTAAAATAGAGTACCTACCTTGTTGGTGATATGGCGAGAAATGATGACATTCAAGACGGGATCAAGTTTGAACTATGTACAATGAAGCACAGGCCTTAATGAACCATAATGGCGGAACAATCAGAAAAGGTGACCTGGTTTATCCTTGATTGTAGATTTGTAGTTGTATATGGTTACCAGGCAACCCCTggcttttgttttctttcaactgTATCCAACTCCGGAAAAGCTTTGGATGAAAAGCTGGACCATAGCCCATAGGCCTTTTCTCTAAATACCAGAAATGATGACATTCACGCAAATGTTATTGTGTCATCTGATTCCTGAACTCTAGTCCTAGCCCGGGCTATTTCAGCCTACAAGGAAAGGAAACAAAAAGTGAGATTCAAAGATGAGTTCATCGTAGACAACATAGTAAAATAAGAGCATACACATCATCCCAGCACACTAGCACAGCATGACGGGCTGGTGAGGTAAGCAAGGCCATGTATGGTGGTGGTGATGCAGATTCAGTCATACAAGACTTCGTTATCATACCAACTTTACCAAGCAATCTAAAAGGCTAATGTCGATATGGATATGTCCGTGGAAAGTAAGTTCAGCGGAAACAAGAACTGCATTTCATTTTTCTTGTCACAGAGCATAAAAGGCAGTAATTTACAAAGACTACTAATGCTGCATCCATTATCCATCGGTGCATCCCTTTCCCCGTTGGTCCCACACTGCTACGGCTATGCCCTGCCCTGCTGTCTAAGGCTCTAAGCTGGTCCTTCCCAGGAGCAATTTTATGAAGCTTAAATTTTTTTTGACGGCGATGAAGCTtaaattttactccctccgttccatattagttgtcgctgaaacggatgtatctagacatagatacatccgtttcagcgacaactaatatggaacggagggagtagtagataatACTACCATCCAATTTCATCAACAGAGAGCACGGGCCTACCTCTTTATCCCAGTTGGTATGAAGCATCATCACAAGCAGAGCTAGTATTTGCACTACCATGGCACATATGATTCCCAGCCAAAGCCCCTGCCACAGAAAGGAGGCTCATGCTAGAATTCAGGCAGAACCCGCAAAACGTATCCTCCCAGAATTGCATAAAACATATCGTACAACTTACCTTACCACCGATCTTCAGAACAAATGCAAAAATAACAGCTGAAGGGATACCAAAAGCATAGTAAGCACATAGGTTGATGAAGGAGCATACTTTTTGCCAGCCACAACCTCTAGCGGCACCTTCAGAGCAATAAGCAGATAAATTTAGAAATTGTTACCCAAGATCAGTACTAATGTTTCCAAAGAGCTACAGGGGTAGATTATTGTTCTCATATGAAGGCAAATCTAATGTTAAAGGGGTGGACATTTGAACCATATTCAACAAAAAATAACCCCAAACCTACTAATGTTTCCAACAAGCAACAATGATATATTGTTTCTTATATAAGGAAAACATTAAAGGGGTGGCCATTTGAAGCATATTAAGTAAAAGACAAACCTACTTATGTTTAAGTGGAACGAGCTGCAAAAGGGACCATGCCCCCTGTTGGTACTGTTTAAGCCCAACGTTTAAGGGAAGAGCCCATGTTAGTACTGTTGATGGCCCAAAGTTTAAGAGGAAAGAGCCCATGCTGGCACTGCAAATGGGATCGTACTACCTGAGGATTAATTTAAGATCCCGTGTTGGCACTGTGCACGTGGGATCCTACTACCTGATGAGGACCCATTTTGATTCAGGTTCTACATGTGCCAAAAAGGCTCATCTTAGAGCTGCCGTGTATGATGTGTACACATATGATGTCATTGACGTGTAATATGATGAGGTGATTCACATCTAAAAGCTTTCTGTTTGGGATACCGTGTTCAGGTGATGTGATCAGACACAGATGTCCTCCTGTGCAAGCAAGAGGCAAGAGCAGTGCATTTCTGTGGCAAAGTGCCAACCGTACTACAGGAATAAATTGAAAATACAGAGATTGTCCTCTCATTTTTGTCAAGTCACTGTTCAATTTTGTTCAGCAGTTTAAGCAAGTTGTTACCAATTGATCTGGTGGCTTGCATCCGTTTGATCTGTTAATATGTTCTGAACACCCAAACCACCAGTTTGTTTCTTTGCACAAGTGCATGTTCTAAAATGTGATGGCATGCCCATAATGCACTCAATTCTTTATTTTTTACTTCATGGCAGACTGTTGAAGATGTTGGATACACATTTCAAAGAAAATGATGTGTCTTGGCGCGGGCAAGTAGCCATAAGAAAGGAAGCTACTTCAGGCAACTTGAGCACCTGAAGCATACCTAGTGTCTCTACGGCTTATTAGAGCAGCAACCACCAGGAAATCTTGCACACAATCTAAACGCCCCAGCATGTACGGCGGCTGGTAAAGGACACAGATGATGAAGATGTACACTGCTGGACTGCTACAGTGATGTGGAGTGCACGAGTTGGTCAGAAAAGAATACACCGTGGAACTGCCACAGCCTCAGGATCAGGAGATATCCAGGAGGGTCAGGGAGTGCCAAACTTAAGCCTTAAGCCGCACAAGCTCTTGGGGCGCAATACAAGACAAAGCACGAGATTTTTATCGGCTCAGGTGCTTGTATATAAAGCCTGAGGAGAGATACATTTAAAGCCAAGGAAGGCGCTAGTGCAGTTGCCAATTGGTGCACCAAGATAAGAGGCATACAGTGACCGTCTCAGAAGGATCAAGAACTTGAAGGAGCTTGGGGGGCCTTGAAGAATCAACGCGTGAATTCACAGGTAAGATCGAGCTTCTCTACATGtgcttgttttctgttttctcttccCAAAACAATTTCGATGGCATGCAGTTCTGTTGAATTTAGAGTTTGCAAGCTGAAATTCTGCGTGTTCTGCAGCAGGTATGGAGATGCTGGCGGGCGTGCAAGATGGCCTGAACATAGAGCAAGAGTATATCAACGCGATGCGCACGCAGTCTAACGTGCGCTTCTTATCAAACAAGGAAGAGATGGAAGCCCTTCTTCAGCCTCAGCAAGATCTCATCCTTCCGATGCTTCACAAAATGGGGCAGAAAAAATCTGCTGAAATCAAGCTCGCAATGTCCGGTTACTTTGATGCCAGTGCTGAGGCCTCGGAGATCTGCAAGCAGCTACTGAGGAATATCAAGAACACCGAAAGCAACTACCAATCAATGGACAGCTTCCTTGCAAGCATAGGCTGTACTACTGCCCCTAGTAGTACCTCCCTTGCACTGGAAACAATCCCGGGTAGAAGCAACCCTTTCAGCACCACCACAAGGAGCAATTTCAGACAGATTCATGACAGGTACTCCTCCGTGCTCAAGACCATCAAATCAAGTCACAGGAAAGTGGCAAAGAAGCTCAAGATAGTGAAAATCATCAAGAAGCTCTCAAGGACTTGCCTTGTCATTGCCGGTGGTGCGGTTGCCATTGGGATTGCAGCACACCTGCTGGTCTTTAGCCT
The sequence above is drawn from the Triticum aestivum cultivar Chinese Spring chromosome 7A, IWGSC CS RefSeq v2.1, whole genome shotgun sequence genome and encodes:
- the LOC123148570 gene encoding putative UPF0496 protein 2, whose amino-acid sequence is MEMLAGVQDGLNIEQEYINAMRTQSNVRFLSNKEEMEALLQPQQDLILPMLHKMGQKKSAEIKLAMSGYFDASAEASEICKQLLRNIKNTESNYQSMDSFLASIGCTTAPSSTSLALETIPGRSNPFSTTTRSNFRQIHDRYSSVLKTIKSSHRKVAKKLKIVKIIKKLSRTCLVIAGGAVAIGIAAHLLVFSLLVGSALMGLCPIAVKRRVTRLKRSKTESLQQLQEQLDTAAKGTYVLGRDFDTVSQLAVRLSDGIERENAMATYCMEMVDEKYPVQEMVLELRRSCSSSRRLAIELEEHVGLCLATIHRARVLVIEEISKQA
- the LOC123148568 gene encoding flavonoid 3'-monooxygenase CYP75B4 — encoded protein: MNTRAPAVLAYRSNATMHLVAMDIPLPLLLSTLAVAVGVCYVLATFFRADKGRAPLPPGPRGWPVLGNLPQLGGKTHQTMHEMSKVYGPVLRLRFGSSVVVVAGSAGAAEQFLRTHDAKFSSRPPNSGGEHMAYNYQDVVFAPYGPRWRAMRKVCAVNLFSARALDDLRGFREREAALMVRSLVDAAATGGVVAVGKAANVCTTNALSRAAVGLRVFAAAGAELGAKEFKEIVLEVMEVGGVLNVGDFVPALRWLDPQGVVARLKKLHRRFDDMMNGIIAERRAGGSTAGEEKEGKDLLGLLLAMVQEDKSLTGGEEDRITDTDVKALILNLFVAGTETTSTIVEWAVAELIRHPDMLKRAQEEMDAVVGRDRLVSESDLPRLTFLNAVIKETFRLHPSTPLSLPRMASEECEVAGYRIPKGTELLVNVWGIARDPALWPDPLEFRPARFLPGGTHADVDVKGGDFGLIPFGAGRRICAGLSWGLRVVTVTAATLVHSFDWELPAGQTPDKLNMEEAFSLLLQRAVPLMAHPVPRLLPSAYEIA